In Eucalyptus grandis isolate ANBG69807.140 chromosome 4, ASM1654582v1, whole genome shotgun sequence, the following proteins share a genomic window:
- the LOC104444704 gene encoding LOW QUALITY PROTEIN: uncharacterized protein LOC104444704 (The sequence of the model RefSeq protein was modified relative to this genomic sequence to represent the inferred CDS: inserted 1 base in 1 codon) codes for MIYAISLSVGGSGHEPAHSGFVGEGMLAAAICGDVFASPPVDAVLAGIRAVTGPMGKKEPTWNEEFTFNIKLPSTKNLQVAAWDANLVTPHKRMGNAGICLELLCDGDSHEMVVELEGMGGRGKIQLEVRYKSFDEIDEGKKWWKLPFVSEFLRQNGFESTLKSIVGSDSVLARQFVEYAFGQLKSFNETYPWKDKLLNSGKYVAEGESVNATAAPEKSSSVDVPLLNDQRLNEENIVVEKMLVGESIQFDKHFWKNFADVINQKVVQKLGLPVPENVKWDGFDVLNKIGIQSRKVAEKAYVESGLARPSRQDIDDSAESGPLLRSAIQSSIPDIKKXTQDLLQQTDSVLGALMVLTAAVSRLNKEARSMEKNDNKMKSDDSVYSKSENLAVSSDVSSLDEKKSEEMKTLFSSAESAMEAWALLATSLGHPSFVKSEFEKICFLDNASTDTQGKKCTAYPVVKLDVVLAGATWLEPDPIDRCFTDGNLVTGAAWPGHPEFIFQLMALLGIKSEERMRKDMERFDHEIRKEEERLMREQQREERLLREQRRESERQE; via the exons ATGATCTATGCTATTTCTTTGTCAGTTGGCGGTAGCGGCCATGAGCCAGCTCATTCTGGATTCGTGGGTGAAGGGATGCTAGCAGCTGCAATATGTGGTGATGTTTTTGCTTCTCCACCAGTCGATGCTGTTCTAGCT GGCATCCGAGCTGTAACTGGTCCAATGGG GAAGAAAGAGCCAACATGGAATGAGGAATTCACTTTTAACATTAAGCTCCCTTCGACTAAAAACCTCCAG GTGGCAGCTTGGGATGCAAACTTGGTAACTCCACACAAGCGAATGGGCAATGCAGGAATCTGTTTGGAGCTTCTGTGTGATG GAGATTCACATGAAATGGTTGTGGAATTAGAAGGAATGGGTGGTAGAGGGAAGATACAGTTAGAG GTTAGATATAAaagttttgatgaaattgatgagggAAAGAAGTGGTGGAAGCTCCCATTTGTTTCAGAGTTCCTCAGGCAAAATGGGTTTGAGTCTACTTTGAAATCAATTGTTGGGTCTGATAGTGTGCTGGCTCGGCAGTTTGTTGAATATGCTTTTGGGCAGTTGAAATCCTTTAATGAGACATATCCTTGGAAGGATAAGCTTTTAAATAGTGGTAAATATGTAGCAGAAGGGGAATCGGTCAATGCCACTGCTGCACCTGAGAAGTCTTCATCTGTAGATGTTCCATTGCTGAATGACCAGAGACTGAATGAAGAGAACATTGTTGTTGA AAAAATGCTAGTTGGTGAATCCATACAGTTTGACAAACATTTCTGGAAGAACTTTGCAGATGTTATCAATCAGAAGGTTGTACAGAAACTTGGTCTTCCTGTCCCTGAGAATGTAAAATGGGATGGTTTTGATGTACTAAATAAGATTGGCATACAATCCCGGAAAGTTGCAGAAAAAGCTTACGTTGAATCTGGGCTTGCAAGGCCGAGTAGACAAGATATTGATGATTCCGCAGAGAGCGGGCCACTTCTAAGAAGTGCAATTCAGTCTTCAATTCCGGATATAAAAA TGACACAAGATTTGTTGCAGCAAACTGATTCTGTTTTGGGGGCATTGATGGTTTTGACTGCGGCAGTTTCTCGGCTAAATAAGGAAGCGCGTTCTATGGAAAAGAatgataataaaatgaaaagtgatGATTCTGTGTATTCTAAGAGTGAGAATCTTGCAGTCTCATCAGACGTATCATCATTGGATGAAAAGAAGTCGGAGGAGATGAAAACTCTTTTCTCTAGTGCAGAAAGTGCTATGGAAGCCTGGGCGCTGCTTGCCACTTCTCTTGGTCATCCTAGTTTTGTTAAGTctgaatttgagaaaatttgcTTCCTAGATAACGCATCCACTGATACACAG GGGAAGAAATGTACAGCATATCCTGTTGTGAAGCTCGACGTGGTACTAGCCGGCGCCACATGGTTAGAACCTGATCCAATCGATCGCTGCTTCACCGATGGAAACTTGGTCACAGGAGCGGCTTGGCCTGGTCACCCAGAGTTCATTTTTCAGTTAATGGCACTACTGGGTATAAAG TCTGAGGAACGAATGAGGAAAGATatggaaagatttgatcatgaaataaggaaggaagaagaaaggttgaTGCGTGAACagcagagagaggagagattgcTACGTGAGCAAAGGCGAGAATCAGAGCGACAGGAGTAG